One stretch of Camelus bactrianus isolate YW-2024 breed Bactrian camel chromosome 19, ASM4877302v1, whole genome shotgun sequence DNA includes these proteins:
- the LOC105083205 gene encoding putative cystatin-16 yields the protein MTPCAASCSVPAGEMGSRVPRSWPAGGAHRPSSPLTPDSMFPKASLLLGLTVPGSHLWTFQKAFADVSKNHGYFTMSVELAVASFSSGSKDMQAHRLLEVGRAQQESWTVIFLMDLELGQKICRKRAEDLGHCPLQEGPGEKVSCTFVVDSQPWITQFTLVNSTCQQNQGKGPPSPAADPLPLDDVPGS from the exons ATGACGCCCTGCGCTGCCTCCTGTTCGGTGCCAGCAGGAGAGATGGGCAGTAGGGTGCCGAGGAGCTGGCCTGCGGGGGGCGCCCATCGCCCGTCCTCCCCGCTGACGCCGGACAGCATGTTCCCGAAGGCGTCTCTGCTGCTGGGGCTCACTGTCCCCGGCAGCCACCTCTGGACCTTTCAGAAGGCCTTTGCAGACGTTAGTAAGAACCACGGTTATTTCACGATGTCCGTGGAGTTGGCCGTGGCTTCCTTCAGCAGTGGCAGCAAGGACATGCAGGCCCACAGGCTGCTGGAGGTCGGGCGAGCCCAGCAGGAG AGTTGGACAGTGATATTTTTAATGGACCTGGAGCTGGGCCAGAAAATTTGTAGAAAACGTGCTGAAGACCTCGGCCACTGTCCCCTGCAAGAAGGCCCGGGAGAGAAG GTGAGCTGCACTTTCGTGGTGGACTCGCAACCCTGGATCACCCAGTTCACCCTTGTGAACAGCACCTGCCAGCAGAACCAGGGGAAGGGGCCCCCGTCTCCCGCAGCAGACCCTCTTCCTCTGGATGACGTTCCGGGGTCCTAG
- the LOC105083206 gene encoding putative cystatin-15 yields MSLGPGFPNKWWESCLSLCPQSGGDSRAGRDAEEGPGSSAGAGSWAGLAVTATPAGRCGPPGCRQTDSMFPREPVLLGLLVLGLHVGSWDFEDVSKSTNFFSMCVEFAVFHFNEHHPDEYAYKLMWVGRSQRKKLSWTYLMDLKLGRTICRKHDEDIDNCPLQEGPGEKTVSCTFVVDSQPWITQFTLVNSTCQQNQGKGPPSPAADPLPLDDVPGS; encoded by the exons ATGTCCCTGGGCCCAGGCTTCCCAAACAAGTGGTGGGAGTCGTGCCTCTCACTCTGCCCTCAGTCTGGTGGTGACAGCAGGGCGGGCAGGGACGCAGAGGAGGGGCCGGGCAGCAGTGCAGGGGCGGGGAGCTGGGCAGGGCTAGCCGTCACTGCCACCCCCGCCGGGCGCTGCGGGCCTCCAGGCTGTCGCCAGACGGACAGCATGTTCCCGAGGGAGCCTGTGCTGCTGGGGCTCCTGGTGCTGGGGCTGCATGTTGGCAGCTGGGACTTCGAGGATGTTAGTAAGAGCACGAATTTCTTCAGCATGTGTGTGGAATTCGCTGTGTTTCACTTCAACGAGCACCATCCTGATGAGTACGCTTACAAGCTgatgtgggtggggaggagccagCGCAAG AAGCTTAGCTGGACATATTTAATGGACCTGAAGCTGGGCCGCACGATTTGTAGAAAACATGACGAAGACATTGACAACTGTCCCCTGCAGGAAGGCCCGGGAGAGAAGACG GTGAGCTGCACTTTCGTGGTGGACTCGCAACCCTGGATCACCCAGTTCACCCTTGTGAACAGCACCTGCCAGCAGAACCAGGGGAAGGGGCCCCCGTCTCCCGCAGCAGACCCTCTTCCTCTGGATGACGTTCCGGGGTCCTAG